In a single window of the Bufo bufo chromosome 5, aBufBuf1.1, whole genome shotgun sequence genome:
- the LOC121000789 gene encoding retinoic acid receptor responder protein 2-like isoform X2 has product MVTMAGWWWIAVLLVMTSVSGRVPVDSLTDPQTDAVRLVREDFHKSNKVKNAFQVSSMLAAKQQENFDGKGTFVKVRFIMKQTNCQRREWMNRKCVPIMTAKRTYNCVGCFTFADGADLLQTGYRKCVRQSHANRKEVRKERRKECAKLKGKKRTYSVGAYSFRR; this is encoded by the exons ATGGTAACCATGGCTGGTTGGTGGTGGATCGCTGTTCTTCTGGTGATGACGTCTGTGAGCGGCCGTGTCCCAGTGGATTCCCTCACAGACCCTCAGACAGACGCGGTCCGACTGGTCAGGGAGGATTTCCACAAGAGCAACAAGGTCAAAAACGCCTTCCAAGTGTCCTCCATGCTGGCCGCAAAGCAACAG GAAAATTTTGACGGAAAAGGGACATTTGTTAAAGTAAGATTCATCATGAAACAGACAAATTGTCAGAGACGCGAGTGGATGAACCGAAAGTGCGTCCCCATAATGACAGCCAAG AGAACTTACAATTGCGTCGGTTGCTTCACGTTTGCTGATGGTGCGGATCTACTACAGACGGGATATCGGAAATGTGTGCGCCAAAGTCATGCGAACAGG AAAGAAGTGAGAAAGGAGAGGCGTAAGGAGTGCGCCAAACTGAAAGGCAAGAAACGTACGTACAGTGTGGGCGCCTACAGCTTCCGGAGGTGA
- the LOC121000789 gene encoding retinoic acid receptor responder protein 2-like isoform X1 — protein MVTMAGWWWIAVLLVMTSVSGRVPVDSLTDPQTDAVRLVREDFHKSNKVKNAFQVSSMLAAKQQENFDGKGTFVKVRFIMKQTNCQRREWMNRKCVPIMTAKRTYNCVGCFTFADGADLLQTGYRKCVRQSHANRKEVRKERRKECAKLKGKKRTYSVGAYSFRSAPLGNYD, from the exons ATGGTAACCATGGCTGGTTGGTGGTGGATCGCTGTTCTTCTGGTGATGACGTCTGTGAGCGGCCGTGTCCCAGTGGATTCCCTCACAGACCCTCAGACAGACGCGGTCCGACTGGTCAGGGAGGATTTCCACAAGAGCAACAAGGTCAAAAACGCCTTCCAAGTGTCCTCCATGCTGGCCGCAAAGCAACAG GAAAATTTTGACGGAAAAGGGACATTTGTTAAAGTAAGATTCATCATGAAACAGACAAATTGTCAGAGACGCGAGTGGATGAACCGAAAGTGCGTCCCCATAATGACAGCCAAG AGAACTTACAATTGCGTCGGTTGCTTCACGTTTGCTGATGGTGCGGATCTACTACAGACGGGATATCGGAAATGTGTGCGCCAAAGTCATGCGAACAGG AAAGAAGTGAGAAAGGAGAGGCGTAAGGAGTGCGCCAAACTGAAAGGCAAGAAACGTACGTACAGTGTGGGCGCCTACAGCTTCCGGAG